The Neofelis nebulosa isolate mNeoNeb1 chromosome 16, mNeoNeb1.pri, whole genome shotgun sequence genome includes a window with the following:
- the MIEN1 gene encoding migration and invasion enhancer 1: MSGEPGPTCEAPPPGEIEPGSGVRIVVEYCEPCGFEATYLELASAVKEQYPGIEIESRLGGTGAFEIEINGQLVFSKLENGGFPYEKDLIEAIRRASNGEPLEKITNSRPPCVIL; the protein is encoded by the exons ATGAGCGGGGAGCCGGGGCCGACGTGTGAAGCGCCCCCTCCCGGGGAGATTGAACCGGGTAGTGGGGTCCGCATCGTAGTGGAGTACTG TGAACCCTGCGGATTTGAAGCGACCTACCTGGAGCTGGCGAGTGCCGTGAAGGAGCAGTATCCTGGCATTGAAATCGAGTCGCGCCTTGGAGGCACAG GGGCCTTTGAGATTGAAATCAATGGACAGCTGGTGTTCTCCAAGCTGGAGAATGGGGGCTTTCCTTATGAAAAAGAT CTCATTGAGGCCATCCGAAGAGCCAGTAACGGAGAACCCCTAGAAAAGATCACCAACAGCCGTCCTCCCTGTGTCATCCTGTAA